The following coding sequences are from one Arthrobacter crystallopoietes window:
- a CDS encoding mannose-1-phosphate guanylyltransferase: protein MTTDKPLGNGPANEDNVLGRFYGVIPAGGVGTRLWPLSRAAAPKFLHDLTGSGSTLIRATYSRLEPLCGDRTMVVTGTAHRKAVLAQLPELTKNNLVLESEPKDSAAAIGLAAAILYHRDPRIIMGSFAADQVINPVEKFQDAVREAIHTAAEGYIVTIGITPTHPSTGFGYIRTNGNLDIGSAPNALGVTEFVEKPDAETAQAYLAEGGYSWNAGMFVAPVELLLKHLETNEPLLYAGLMEIAAAWDTSKRREVVRRVWPGLPKTAIDYAVAEPAAAAGDVAMIPGDFSWDDVGDFAAIGRLNAASETNNLTVLGEGARVYAENSTGMVVSDTKRVIALIGIDDVVVVDTPDALLITTKEHAQQVKKAVESLRASGDTDVL from the coding sequence ATGACTACTGATAAGCCGCTGGGCAATGGCCCGGCCAACGAAGACAATGTGCTGGGCCGTTTTTACGGTGTTATTCCGGCCGGCGGGGTGGGGACCCGGTTGTGGCCGCTCTCGCGGGCGGCGGCGCCGAAGTTCCTGCATGACCTGACAGGGTCCGGGAGCACGCTGATCCGGGCGACGTATTCGCGCCTGGAGCCGTTGTGCGGGGACCGGACCATGGTGGTCACCGGTACCGCGCACCGCAAGGCGGTGCTCGCGCAGCTGCCGGAGCTGACGAAGAACAACCTGGTGCTCGAGTCCGAGCCGAAGGATTCCGCGGCCGCGATCGGGCTGGCCGCGGCGATCCTGTACCACCGGGATCCGCGGATCATCATGGGTTCCTTCGCCGCGGACCAGGTGATCAACCCGGTGGAGAAGTTCCAGGACGCGGTGCGCGAGGCGATCCATACCGCGGCCGAGGGCTATATCGTCACGATCGGGATCACGCCCACGCACCCCTCGACCGGGTTCGGCTACATCCGCACCAACGGGAACCTGGACATCGGGTCCGCGCCGAACGCGCTCGGGGTGACCGAGTTCGTGGAGAAGCCCGACGCCGAAACCGCGCAGGCCTACCTGGCCGAAGGCGGGTACTCGTGGAACGCGGGCATGTTCGTGGCCCCCGTTGAGCTGCTGCTCAAGCACCTGGAGACCAACGAGCCGCTGCTCTACGCCGGACTGATGGAGATCGCCGCAGCCTGGGATACCTCCAAGCGCCGCGAAGTGGTGCGGCGGGTCTGGCCCGGGCTGCCCAAGACCGCGATCGACTACGCCGTGGCCGAGCCGGCCGCCGCGGCCGGGGACGTGGCGATGATCCCGGGCGACTTCTCCTGGGACGACGTGGGGGACTTCGCCGCGATCGGCCGGCTGAACGCCGCGTCCGAGACGAACAACCTGACCGTGCTCGGCGAGGGCGCGCGGGTGTATGCGGAGAACTCGACCGGCATGGTGGTCTCCGATACCAAACGCGTGATCGCGTTGATCGGCATCGACGACGTCGTTGTCGTGGACACCCCGGACGCGCTGCTGATCACCACCAAGGAACACGCCCAGCAGGTCAAGAAGGCCGTCGAATCCCTCCGCGCCAGCGGCGACACCGACGTCCTCTGA
- a CDS encoding amidohydrolase, with protein MPRIGVWTAPFVDGLRQFRRDLHQHPELSHKEFRTTANLIARLRAAGLEPVPLEGTGLYVDIGEGPLAIGLRADIDALPIMEETGLEYASVNKGISHACGHDIHTTVMLGVALVLCKLEMEGELGGRVRVIFQPAEETMPGGALAVIEQGVLVDVPRILALHCDPRVDVGQVGTRIGAITSASDTIRIELSGRGGHTSRPHLTEDLVFALAEIAVNVPAVLSRRIDVRSAVSVVWGQIRAGAAPNAIPAHGFMAGTMRCLDGEAWHAAGELLDEVVTQVAAPFGVEVKLEHIRGVPPVINTERETGLIEAAARLELGPGSVILTPQSMGGEDFAWMTQEVPGAMMRLGTRTRGGETFDLHRGDYAPDEHAIGVGVRVMAAAAVMACRGKDQG; from the coding sequence ATTCCCCGCATAGGTGTGTGGACGGCCCCGTTCGTGGACGGGCTGCGGCAGTTCCGCCGGGATCTGCACCAGCATCCGGAGTTGTCCCACAAGGAATTCCGTACGACGGCGAACCTCATTGCCCGGCTGCGGGCGGCGGGGCTTGAGCCGGTGCCGCTCGAAGGTACCGGGCTGTACGTGGACATCGGCGAGGGGCCGCTCGCCATCGGCCTGCGTGCCGACATCGATGCGCTGCCGATCATGGAGGAGACCGGGCTGGAATACGCCTCGGTTAATAAGGGCATCAGCCACGCGTGCGGCCACGACATCCACACCACGGTCATGCTCGGCGTGGCCCTGGTGCTGTGCAAGCTGGAAATGGAGGGCGAGCTCGGCGGCCGGGTACGCGTCATCTTCCAGCCGGCCGAGGAGACCATGCCCGGCGGCGCCTTAGCCGTGATTGAACAGGGCGTCCTGGTGGATGTGCCCCGCATCCTTGCGCTGCATTGCGACCCGCGGGTGGATGTAGGCCAGGTGGGCACCCGGATCGGCGCCATCACCTCGGCATCGGACACCATCCGGATCGAGCTGTCCGGACGCGGCGGACACACCTCGCGGCCGCACCTGACCGAGGACCTGGTCTTTGCGCTGGCCGAGATCGCCGTCAACGTGCCCGCGGTGCTGAGCCGCCGGATCGACGTGCGCAGCGCGGTCTCCGTGGTCTGGGGCCAGATCCGCGCGGGCGCCGCGCCCAACGCCATTCCAGCGCACGGGTTCATGGCGGGCACCATGCGCTGTCTCGACGGCGAGGCCTGGCATGCCGCGGGGGAGTTGCTCGATGAGGTGGTCACGCAGGTGGCGGCGCCGTTCGGGGTCGAAGTGAAGCTTGAACACATCCGCGGCGTGCCTCCGGTGATCAATACCGAGCGGGAAACCGGCTTGATCGAAGCCGCCGCACGGCTGGAGCTTGGCCCCGGTTCCGTCATCCTGACGCCTCAGTCCATGGGCGGCGAGGATTTCGCGTGGATGACGCAGGAAGTTCCCGGCGCGATGATGCGGCTGGGGACGCGGACCAGGGGCGGAGAGACGTTCGACCTGCACCGCGGCGACTACGCGCCGGACGAGCACGCCATTGGCGTAGGAGTGCGCGTCATGGCCGCGGCCGCCGTCATGGCCTGCCGCGGCAAGGACCAGGGCTAG
- the sdhC gene encoding succinate dehydrogenase, cytochrome b556 subunit, with product MSKTPAGTLYRGREGMWSWVGHRVTGVAIFFFLLVHVLDTALVRVSPEAYNVVIATYKNPFMAVLEAGLVAAIVFHAFNGLRVILVDFWKKGPKYQAQLLWGVVGLWVLVMVPFLIRHLTLAFTGGH from the coding sequence GTGTCGAAGACACCAGCAGGCACCCTCTACCGCGGCCGAGAAGGCATGTGGTCATGGGTAGGACACCGCGTCACCGGCGTCGCAATTTTTTTCTTCCTCTTAGTACACGTACTGGACACCGCGCTGGTACGCGTATCGCCGGAGGCATACAACGTCGTTATAGCCACGTATAAGAACCCGTTCATGGCCGTTCTGGAAGCGGGACTGGTAGCAGCCATCGTGTTCCACGCCTTTAACGGTCTGCGTGTCATCCTCGTGGACTTCTGGAAGAAGGGCCCGAAGTACCAGGCGCAGCTGCTGTGGGGCGTTGTCGGGCTGTGGGTTCTCGTCATGGTTCCGTTCCTGATCCGTCACCTTACGCTCGCATTCACCGGGGGTCACTAA
- a CDS encoding succinate dehydrogenase hydrophobic membrane anchor subunit, which yields MAVTSEIQAPRSGRVAPKYTRHGSSRGNFEMLAWLFMRVSGLVLVVLVFGHLFVNLMVGEGVHAIDFGFVAGKWADPFWQIWDLAMLWLAMLHGTNGVRTIINDYADKDGTRFWLKSVLYAATAVIIVLGTLVIFTFDPCPPNAAAELLPSFCPAP from the coding sequence ATGGCAGTTACATCTGAAATCCAGGCACCGCGCTCCGGTCGCGTTGCACCCAAGTACACCCGCCATGGCAGCTCCCGCGGCAACTTCGAAATGCTCGCATGGCTGTTCATGCGCGTTTCGGGCCTCGTGCTGGTTGTCCTGGTCTTCGGCCACCTGTTTGTGAACCTCATGGTCGGCGAGGGCGTCCACGCCATCGACTTCGGCTTCGTGGCCGGCAAGTGGGCCGACCCGTTCTGGCAGATCTGGGACCTGGCCATGCTGTGGCTGGCCATGCTGCACGGCACCAACGGTGTCCGCACCATCATCAACGACTACGCGGACAAGGACGGCACGCGCTTCTGGCTCAAGTCCGTGCTCTACGCGGCCACGGCCGTCATCATTGTGCTCGGCACCCTCGTGATCTTCACCTTCGATCCGTGCCCGCCGAACGCCGCTGCTGAACTGCTGCCTTCCTTCTGCCCCGCACCGTAA
- a CDS encoding BMP family lipoprotein gives MKKSLRTIKRGTGLSAAMLGASALVLAGCGAPPAEPEGTAGAEGADYLGCIVSDSGGFDDRSFNQSSYEGLKMAEEELGIKIQQAESQAETDFVPNVDEMVQSGCNMVLTVGFLLGDVTKEAAADNPETNFAIVDYSDPEFTDNVKPIVYDTAQAAFMAGYLAAGVTETGKVATYGGIQIPTVTIFMDGFADGVKYYNEQKGEDVQLLGWNKERQNGTFVGNFEDQGKGKTNTQNFINEGADIIMPVAGPVGLGTLDAVIEANEAGKEAKVVWVDSDGYESAGKGEEFILTSVMKGMAASVEDVIRTDLEGNFDSTPYVGTLENEGVSLAPFHDQEANVPDELKQELETIKDSIISGEITVESEASPK, from the coding sequence TTGAAGAAATCACTGCGCACCATCAAGCGCGGCACCGGCCTGTCCGCGGCCATGCTCGGCGCATCTGCCCTCGTTCTCGCCGGCTGCGGCGCACCTCCGGCCGAACCCGAGGGCACCGCAGGCGCCGAAGGAGCCGATTACCTCGGCTGCATCGTTTCCGACTCCGGGGGCTTCGACGACCGTTCCTTCAACCAGTCCAGTTACGAAGGCCTGAAGATGGCCGAAGAGGAGCTGGGCATCAAGATCCAGCAGGCGGAGTCCCAGGCGGAAACCGACTTTGTGCCGAACGTGGACGAGATGGTGCAGTCCGGCTGCAACATGGTCCTGACCGTCGGCTTCCTGCTCGGGGATGTGACCAAGGAAGCGGCCGCGGATAATCCCGAAACCAACTTCGCGATTGTCGACTACTCGGATCCCGAGTTCACCGACAACGTCAAGCCGATTGTCTACGACACGGCCCAGGCCGCCTTCATGGCCGGCTACCTGGCCGCCGGTGTCACCGAGACCGGCAAGGTCGCCACGTACGGCGGCATCCAGATTCCTACCGTCACCATTTTCATGGACGGCTTTGCCGACGGCGTGAAGTACTACAACGAGCAGAAGGGCGAGGACGTCCAGCTGCTCGGCTGGAACAAGGAGCGGCAGAACGGCACCTTCGTCGGCAACTTCGAAGACCAGGGCAAGGGCAAGACCAATACCCAGAACTTCATCAACGAGGGCGCGGACATCATCATGCCCGTCGCCGGCCCGGTGGGCCTGGGCACCCTGGACGCCGTGATCGAAGCCAACGAAGCAGGCAAGGAAGCCAAGGTTGTCTGGGTCGACTCGGACGGCTACGAAAGCGCCGGCAAGGGCGAAGAGTTCATCCTCACCTCGGTCATGAAGGGCATGGCTGCCTCGGTCGAGGACGTCATCCGGACCGATCTCGAGGGCAACTTCGACAGCACCCCGTACGTCGGCACACTGGAAAACGAGGGTGTCTCGCTGGCACCGTTCCACGATCAGGAAGCCAACGTGCCGGACGAGCTGAAGCAGGAGCTGGAGACCATCAAGGACTCCATCATCTCCGGCGAAATCACCGTTGAATCCGAGGCAAGCCCCAAGTAG
- a CDS encoding ABC transporter ATP-binding protein codes for MKLELKGITKKFGSFVANDHIDLVVEPGQVHSLLGENGAGKSTLMNVLYGLYEPTEGQILIDGNPVNFNGPGDAMAAGIGMVHQHFMLVPVFTVAENIALGNEATKAGGILNLDETRTKIRQISEQYGFQVDPDAVVEDLPVGVQQRAEIIKALVRDAEVLILDEPTAVLTPKETDELLAIIAQLKSDGKSIVFISHKLREVKAVSDLITVIRRGKVVGDADPNASTTDLASMMVGRSVSLSLDKAPAQPGEATFMIDGLTVTSPTGQRVVDNISLQIAQGEILAVAGVQGNGQTELTEAILGLQEHVSGSIRLEGKELVGRGTKEIINSGVGFVPEDRSVEGLVGPFSVAENMILNRYDQAPFAKGLAMKPALVAQNAAERIAEFDVRTQSATAAAGTLSGGNQQKVVMARELSRPLKLFIASQPTRGVDVGSIEFLHKRIVAERDQGTPVMIVSTELDEVLELADRIAVLYQGRLMGIVPGNTSRDALGLMMAGMGAEEAQGTDPARTDPESGDK; via the coding sequence TTGAAGCTCGAGCTAAAGGGAATTACCAAGAAATTCGGTTCCTTCGTTGCCAACGACCACATAGACCTCGTGGTCGAACCGGGACAGGTACACAGCCTGCTTGGCGAGAACGGCGCAGGGAAGTCCACGCTGATGAACGTCCTCTACGGTTTGTACGAACCGACCGAGGGACAGATCCTGATCGACGGCAATCCGGTTAATTTCAATGGCCCCGGCGATGCCATGGCAGCGGGCATCGGCATGGTGCACCAGCACTTCATGCTGGTACCGGTGTTCACCGTGGCGGAGAATATCGCCCTGGGCAACGAAGCGACCAAAGCGGGCGGGATCCTCAACCTGGACGAAACCCGGACCAAAATCCGGCAGATTTCCGAGCAGTACGGCTTCCAAGTCGACCCGGACGCGGTGGTGGAGGACCTGCCGGTCGGCGTCCAGCAGCGGGCGGAGATCATCAAGGCACTGGTCCGCGACGCCGAGGTGCTGATCCTCGATGAGCCCACGGCCGTCCTGACGCCGAAGGAAACCGACGAACTGCTGGCGATCATCGCCCAGTTGAAGTCGGATGGTAAATCGATTGTCTTCATTTCCCACAAGCTCCGGGAGGTCAAGGCCGTTTCCGACCTGATCACGGTCATCCGCCGCGGCAAGGTGGTCGGCGATGCGGATCCCAACGCCTCCACCACGGACCTGGCCTCCATGATGGTGGGCCGCTCGGTGAGCCTGTCCCTTGACAAGGCGCCCGCCCAGCCCGGCGAAGCGACCTTCATGATTGACGGCCTGACCGTGACGTCGCCGACTGGCCAGCGGGTGGTGGACAACATCTCCCTGCAGATCGCCCAGGGCGAGATCCTGGCGGTCGCCGGTGTCCAGGGCAACGGCCAGACCGAACTCACCGAGGCCATCCTCGGCCTGCAGGAGCATGTATCCGGTTCCATTCGGCTTGAGGGCAAGGAGCTGGTGGGCCGCGGCACCAAGGAGATCATCAACTCCGGCGTCGGCTTTGTGCCGGAGGACCGCAGCGTGGAGGGACTGGTCGGCCCCTTTTCGGTAGCCGAGAACATGATCCTGAACCGCTATGACCAGGCACCGTTCGCCAAGGGGCTGGCCATGAAGCCGGCGTTGGTGGCACAGAACGCCGCCGAGCGGATCGCCGAGTTCGACGTCCGTACGCAATCGGCCACTGCCGCCGCGGGCACACTCTCCGGCGGCAACCAGCAGAAGGTGGTCATGGCGCGCGAACTGTCCCGGCCGCTCAAACTCTTCATTGCCTCGCAGCCGACCCGCGGCGTCGACGTCGGTTCTATCGAATTCCTGCACAAGCGGATCGTCGCCGAACGAGACCAGGGCACACCGGTGATGATCGTGTCCACGGAACTGGACGAAGTCCTGGAGCTGGCGGACCGCATTGCCGTGCTATACCAGGGACGGCTGATGGGCATAGTTCCCGGCAATACCTCGCGCGACGCCCTCGGCCTGATGATGGCGGGGATGGGCGCGGAAGAAGCGCAAGGCACCGATCCGGCACGCACTGATCCTGAAAGCGGGGACAAATGA